Sequence from the Ailuropoda melanoleuca isolate Jingjing chromosome 10, ASM200744v2, whole genome shotgun sequence genome:
TGACAAATCTCTACCGAGGCTCGTAAAGCAGAAGATGCTCACGGTATGACTCTGGATTCTCTTGTCTTTTGCATGTGTTCTTggcttcagaaaatatttacatatggaATGGTCACAAatctatgtgtatttatattcCAAACCAGTCTTTGAGCTCCAGACTCTTATATTTGCACATTGAACTTTTCCACTAGGATGTTTTATAGGCATGTCAACATATGTCCAAACTAATCTCTCGAGCTTCCTCCCAAACCCATTCGAACCCTATCCTTCCTCAGGCACTTTGCTATTTTCTCCATCTGAACACAATTCTCAACCTCTTTACTTGGCTAATGCctactttctcttccatttctacaTAAATGTCACTGTTTTAAAAGGGCCTTCTTTCACCCTCCTAACTAGACTACCTTATAGCACCCTGCATCTTCCTTCAGAGCACACATGACCACTTACAATTACGTATCCATTTGTACTCTTTACGTTCCATTCTGCCATCTCCCTTACTTTGCTCTAGTTCTCTTCTCGCACATGCTTCTAACATTCCAtataatttgcttatttatagttattaatttttgtttttctctccaccctagaatgtaagttccataaAGATTTCTTGCCGCTTTTGTTCACTGTTATGTTCCAAATGCCCAGCACATGataggaattcaataaatacctgttgaatgaatgagaggcTATGTCTGTTTTATTATACCCTATATTCCAAACTAATCAATTTCTGTGGAATTAAGGTTCTGATTATATAAAATCTAGGAAGAAAAAATGGAGCGCAACGCCATAAACACAGATCTCATACTCtgtgaatgatgaatgaatgctAAATTGAATGCTTTCAGATGAAAAAGGCATATTTATTTTGGAATCTAGAACAGTGGCCCTcactttttgttattgttttttgtttgttttagcaccCAGTCCATCttgtcttttgttctctttttaaaagttttaaaagatgataTGAGGTGGAAGCTACATGAGAGGAAAGACCATGCCCATGTACTTCGGTGTCAGCTGATGTCCAGGCCTCTTCCTGGTACTTAGCAGGaggaataaatagataaaatcaggGACGAATGAGGGGACCTACCCAGTGACTATGTGCCATCAGGTGTAGGCCAGACAGCACCCTGCAGTAGTGGAAGAAGCTTTGGACTTGGAATCATCAAGGGGGTGAGCTCCCTTCATATCTCTACCATCTGACAAAATCTGGCAACTTCCCTGCGCCTGGTTTTTCATCTAGTGAGAGAATGAAACTAGATGAATTACTAAAATGTAGGTTCCCTGAGGCTAGGGACTGCATCAGTACTGTTCTTTGGTGTGAAAACAAGGCTTACTTAGATCAGTGTGTGTGGTGAAGGGTAGGTCCTCAGGAATTCGTGTGAATCCTCTAAAAATTCCTTCCGGTGCtaagattttaaggaaaaaataactttttctattCTATATATTTCTACTCTATAATTCTATAATAATTCTATAATATTTCCATTCTATATAAATAGTTCTTTTATTGGAGAGAATCACACACAGATTACCATCATCTTAGAAATAAATACCCCGGTGCATGGTGAAaaggatacaaataaaaaataaatgcctgtttCCTCTTACTGAGTTGGACACATTTACCTGTTTTACATTTTCACTGTGAATTATTGGGTTCTTCAACCATATTTGCATAAACAatcatatttatacatttagCGTTTTATTCGAAAGCTTTAGCTCTGGGTGGGAGAGCACCAAATTCCTGAGGAACTATATACTCACACTGTACAACTTGTACTGGTTCCAGTCTTGGCGGTCCTTCCCTGCCATTATGCAGTTTCGGAGGCAGAACGGCCTCTTCCCATTTCTCAGCCCCTTTCTTCCTCACCCcatcctctgccttcccccattTCCCCCATTCTGGCTTCCCCTTGGTTGGTCCGACGCTGGGGGGGGGGNggggggggggggttgggacaAATTGCCCCAGCGCTCAGCGCCCCCGGCAGCCGCAAACCGCCTCCCGCAAGCAGTTACTGGGGACCGCTGGCTTTCCAACCTACGCTATAAATGCGCTTTCGTTATCGAAAGGAAATCGTATTTTGTACGGTAAACTAGGGACAGCTCGTGGGGAGCGAACCTTTGCGTCTACACTTGTTTTCTAGCCCCGCAGCTGCTGCGGGAATTGATTGGTTCCCTGGCGCCCCCGACGCTTGGGGTCCCCCCGCGCTCCGCCTGGACCCCGCCCCCTCGCGCAGCCATCTGCTTCGCTGTCTGTCTCGCTGTCTCTCGCTCAGCATCTCTTTCCCATCCAccactccctgctcccccccccccggccgATACCAGGCAAATAGGCATtcgagaaagaaaaggggggaaagcTACACGGCAGTCTGGTAACAAAGGAGCAATAAAAGCAGCCCCCAAATGGAGGGCTTGGGACGCGTCTGCGAGAAAATCCGAAAGCGAGCTAGCAATCACCCCAAGTTAAAACCAGGAGGGGGTTGCAGAGGAAGGGGCATGATTcacgttgggggtgggggaaatcaACAGCCTTAAATGAGCTTTTGAGAATCGCCTGGATGGTGGTTTTGGATCAGCCCAGCTGGCTTTTCAAGTTGGAACTCCGCTAATACAAGGGATTCGCGTCCACCTCGGCGTCTGGGGTCTTGGGCCAGGCCAGCGGGCTCCCTTAAGGGTGATAAGATGTTTGGCAGGATACACTTCTACGGAAACGTCTTTCCATCAGCTTTGGGGAATATGACTTCGTGATCGAAAGATGCTTCTGAAGGCAGTGGACAGTGAGAAGACGAAGCTTCGTGTAACGATGTACAGCTTGGTGATTTGCAAAGCAATGCTTGAACAAAGAGTTATTGGCTTGAACCAACCATCTTTTTCACTCAAAGTGTGACCCATTTCCCTAcaataagcagaaaataaaactgcttgAGAATTCAGAGCCAACACCAGGAGAAATGAACCATTCTCTCGACTGCTTCTCACTTCCATAAGCGAAAGGTTATTCATTTCATGATTACTAAATGTAAACGAGAAAAGGGTCTGATGTGGAAACGAGTGAAAACTTTGGGAGAAAAAATGTAGGCGGTAGGAGAATGTTTATTAGGCTgtatgcttgatttttttttttaccgccTCTTCCCCTTCTTTAAATCAGTGCCTTGTCTTTCACACACAAATAGCGTCTGGTACGTCCGTGGCAAGGGGTGCGTTGCAAGTACTCTGTGTCCCCTTGTAGAAGCTTTTTCTCTAACCCAAGCTAGACTTGGAGCGTTCAGGAGCTTCTTGCTATTTCTCAACATGCAGTTTCTCCTTAGAACTGAAATCGTCAATCCAGTTGTTTAGAATTTCATCgctgctgcctccctcccttccaggagCACACACGCTTGCATGCACATTTGTACATGTTCAGAAAGAGTCCATCCGATCCTGGCAGTAGGCTGAAAACGATTCATATCTACGTGAATTGCATCCTAACCGTATATATGGATTCATATACTCAAGGCTGTGTCTCGTTTTACCATAGAGGAAAATTGTCATTTCATACAGTGATAAAATGCAAACTGTTATGATCTTTTGTAAATGGCCTCACTTTATATTGTGGGGGGAAAAGCACTAACTGAGAatagtcgggggtggggggaattcGATGAGCGTCGCAGGCCAATATcgaaacattttatttcatgccAATATGGGATAGGGTAGGAGTGTGGCTTAGGCTCCTTGCCGGTTTTGCATTTTCCACATCTGGCCTACAGACCTAATTCTAACTTGAGATGTCGTTTGATGAAATTCGATCTTCGTGGTTTAAATACCTTTCAATTTGGGGCGATTTAACATTTGCAAccgttaaaaaaacaaaccttgtgCAGTATCTGTGAAACCAATATGGAACACggagaaagaaaacatgcacaCAAATCCCAACCATTGTCTTTAACACTcgcatacacacgcacatacacataaacacacagggaagatgggggaggggagcgagtggagagagacagacacggATATAGACCGACAAGAGTCAAAGCGAGTCAAGTTAACGCTTTCTCCGCCCCCATCCACAAGTACCCCCCCTCCCGCGTTAATTAATTCCAAACAAAGCAAGCCAATCAAGtgatgcattattattttcaagCAGAGGGAGGCGAGaggcatgtattttttaattgatttatttatttggaggacATTAATTCTCGGTCTGAGGCTGATTTTCAAACCATTTGCAAAGCGCGGCTCCATTGTTCGCCGGGCGCGCAGGCTCCGCCCCCTGCTTTGTGTGCGGTGCGCGGATTGGCCGGCGCGCGCGGGGGCCGCGTCAGCGCCCGCGAGCCCATTCATCTGTGCACTTGGGCGTTGGACCCCGCATCTTATTAGCAACCAGGGAgatttctccattttcctcttgTCTACAGTGCGGCTACAAATCTgggatttttttattacttcttttttttttttaaactacactTGGGCTCCCTTTTTTGTGTTCGACTTCTactccctttttccctccctcctgcgcTGCTGCTTTTTTATCTCTtcgacttaaaattttttatccgGAGTGTATTTAATCGGTTCTGTTCTGTCCTCttcaccacccccactcccccctccctccgGTGTGtgtgctgctgccgccgccgccgctgctgccgccgccgccgctgctgccgcTCGCCCCGTCGTTACACCAACCGGAGGCTCTTTGTTCCCCCCTTGGATCTGTTGAGTTTCTTTGTTGAAGAAGCCAGCATGGGTGCCCAGTTCTCCAAGACCGCTGCGAAGGGAGAAGCCACAGCGGAGAGGCCCGGGGAGGCGGCTGTGGCCTCGTCGCCTTCCAAAGCGAATGGGCAGGTAAATTCTACCTATGTTTCTGGTCATTTCTTTGGTGTCTTTATCTAGTCCCGACGCTTCTCCTCCCCTCCCGGTCGCGCCCGAGGCGCATTCGGCGAAGAGAGGAGCGTGGCCAGTCTGAAAGTTGAATGGAAAGCGATAGCTTAAATTGTCAATTTCTCAtaggaggttggggggggggtctctccTCCACCCCAAAGGAGTGGTTCCCGGAGAATCCTGGCAAATTCTTGTGTAGACGCGAGGAAAGAAGTGATAAATCGTCTAAAATGGCGTGTTTGGAGCTTGGCAGAACGTGACTAGATAGGTGctaacccccctccccccagtcaggTTGCATTTGTGTTTGGTGGGCACAAAGGTGTTTGGGTGGCTCTCGTGTTTGTTGTCGAGATTGGGTCGCTTTCAACATTTCTGAACtggtgtgttgggggggcaggACGGGGGAGAATGGGAATGGTGGTGGAGAAAGGCAAGGAGGGAAAGGCTGTCTTATTGTATGCTGAAGCGGTATGCCCTGGGTTCTTGGAAAGGtagctggctggctggagctggtAGAAGGGTTTCAGTATCTTTCCGTGGGGCTTTCCCACTGTTCTAAATCTTTATTCGTCAGCTGTCTGTGGAATTACACACCCATCCGACTTTTAAAAAGGTATCCCTGGGGTGGGAAGACTCGGTGGGTCCTTGAAGATAACCTGCCCAGATGGTCAAGAGGAGGCAGTGTGTGTTTCGGTCGAGATTGTTCGTGTGCGTGGCGGCGCCTGGACCACTGCGGGGGGCCACCCCAGAGCTGCCCGGACCCAGGCAGATGGCCACGGTTGGGTGGGCGCGAGAGGTCGGCCATGGGTGGCTGCTTCGCAAACACTGGGCACCCACCACGCCTCTTTTCCTAGAGTAGAGGCCGTGTAGCGTCGCCTACTCTAACCTAATGGGGAAGGCGAGCTCTGCCAAGAGGCTCTGAACCcgttaaaaatgcaaaatgagccGCCGTGGCGCGCCCCGGCTTCACAGAATCACAGGCGAAGGTGGGCGTGGAAGCCCAGGCAAGACCTCAGAAATAATGGGTTTCCCCCTGCCTTGTTGGTTTTATTCGGACCAGGACGCCGGGAAGCCACCTGAGCTTTGTTTGTGGACTCTCGGCTGCGCGATCCGGGCTCGGGGGCGCCTCGGCCGGCGGGCAGGGCCGGGCTGGGCAGGGGGNGGTTTAGGGAAAAGGGGGATGTGTACCGGCTCTGGCTCTGTGCCTTCTCCCAAAGGGCGTTTGGTGTATCGTGTGTTAcgtggctctttttttttttttttgcagagccCGTGAGGCGAAGGCCGGAACGGGTTATCCCTTGCTTTCCACGTCTCGGGCTCAGCACTTTTAAATCTGTGGGGCATTTGTTGAGTGGTCGAGGCTACTGCTGGGTCTTTAGGGCGCCCCCAATGGCACTGCCCCGTTTCTTCGGAGAGCCCTTGTCTAGGCAGGCAACCCCGCCTCCCCATAAGGGGATGGAGGGACTCCACAGCCAGAGGGGCCCAGGGGGGAAACTGGTCCTTCCCggcccaggggtgggggcggcgATGGCGGCGCCCGGGCCGCTCCAGTGACACTCCCGCCTTCTCTGCCCCGCAGGAAAATGGCCACGTGAAAGTAAACGGCGACGCCTCTCCCGCGGCCGCCGAGCCGGGCGCCAAGGAGGAGCTGCAGGCCAACGGCAGCGCCCCGGCCGCCGACAAGGAGGAACCCGCGGCCGCCGGGAGCGGGGCGGCGTCGCCNNNNNNNNGCCGCGGCGGGTGAGGAGGGGGCGGCGGGTGGCGACCCGCAGGAGGCCAAGCCCGAGGAGGCCGCCGTCGCGCCCGAGAAGCCGCCCGCCAGCGAGGAGGCCAAGGCCCCCGAGGAGCCCAGCAAGGCGGAGGAGAAGGCCGAGGAGGCCGGGGCCAGCGCCGCTGCCTGCGAGGCGCCTTCAGCCGCCGGGCCCGGTGCGCCCCCGGAGCAGGAGGCGGCGCCCGCGGAGGAGGCGGCGGCCGCGTCAGCCTCGTCAGCCTGCGCAGCCCCCTCACAGGAGGCCCAGCCCGAGTGCAGTCCAGAAGCCCCCCCAGCGGAGGCGGCAGAGTAAAAGGGCCCGAGTTTTGAGATAATCGAAGAACTTTTCTCCCCCCGTTTGTTTGTTGGAGTGGTGCCAGGTACTGGTTTTGGAGAACTTGTCTACAACCAGGGATTGAttttaaagatgtctttttttattttacttttttttaagcagcaaattttgttccccctccttccccacagatCCCATCTCAAATCATTCTGTTATCACCATTCCAACAGGTCGAGGAGAGCTTAAACAccttcctctgccttgtttctctcttgtttttattttttgcatcagTATTAATGTTTTTTGCATACTTTGCATCTTTATTCAAAAATGTAAACTTTCTTTGTCAATCTATGGACATGCCCATATATGAAGGAGATGGGTGGGTCAAAAGGGATATCAAATGAAGTGATAGGGGCCACGATGGGGTAATGGAAGTGGTGCGTAACATTGCCAAGAATAATGTACCACTAGAAATGATGGTGTAAAggcttagtcttttttttttttttgaagaaaagttaTTACGATGTATTTTGTGAGGCAGGTTTACAACACTACAAGTCTTgactaagaaggaaagaaaaaaacaccaatacccagatttttaaaaagtcatagtcTTAGGAGTTCATTTAAACCATAGGAACTTTTCACTTATCTCATGTTAGCTGTACCAGTCAGTGATTAAGTAGAACTACAAGTTGTATAACTCAACCAAGCTGTGATAAGTGTATGACCTTAATAAAGTGTAATTATGTATTACCAGCAGGGTGTTTTTAACTGTGACTATTGTATAAAAACAAATCTTGATATCCAGAAGCACATGAAGTTTGCAACTTTCCACCCTGCCCATTTTTGTAAAACTGCAGTCATCTTGGACCttttaaacacaaattttaaactCAACCAAGCTGTGATAAGTGGAATGGTTACTGTTTATACTGTGGTATGTTTTTGATTACAGCAGACAATGCTTTCTTTTCCAGTCgtctttgaaaataaaggaaaaaaatcttcagatgCAATGGTTTTGTGTAGCATCTTGTCTATCATGTTTTGTAAATACTGGAGAAGCTTTGACCAATTTGACTTAGAGATGGAATGTAACTTTGCTTACAAAAATTGCTATTAAACTCCTGCTTAAGGTGTTCTAATTTTCTGTGAGCACACTAAAAgcgaaaaataaatgtgaataaaatgtacaaatttgttgtgtttgtttATGTTCTGATAAAATACTGAGACCTCTAGGTCATAAGGGTAATTTTGAGGAACATCTTGCATGCCATCAAGAGTAacttttcttgtggtttttaatCTGAAGTTTCCAAACTCTGAAATTCATAATCAGCAGCGTCAGATTACATACAGGAAGATCTTTCAAACATTCCATGTCTGTACCATTTACCTGCATTGACGttgagttttcatttaaaaattcaagttatttttatcaTAGTTATAGCATGTCAGAATGGATCATCTGATATAAAAGTGATGTGACCCGAAGACTATTTAAATGTCACgtgaaatttcataaaaatacaattttttgtcATGCAGGTCCAGAAACTTTGAGTGAGAGTATTTAATCCAAACTGCAGATGAGCCACAAATGTGGCCAAATGTGTTTCAAAAACTGATGGTGTGTTACCTGCCATTGTAATTGCTTAGTGCTTGGCTAATTTCCAAATGTTGCTTAGGTTATGTGTTACACCTTAGGAAAACAGGCTTATGTAAAGAAGTAATGGTGACAAATGGGCAACATTGTCAGTTTATGGGCCTTTAGTACTTGCCTCAATTCAATAGTTGCaagcagtttttttaaatgaaagtagtGTGTTAGTATCTTGTTACTCAAAAAGATAGAGAATAATACTTCCTTATATAGTAATAATCCTTACTAGTTTCACCTTTGCTCTTACCACCCCGtaactggatttatttttttcttcactggaTCCTAAACTGAATTGAATTTGAAGATAAAAGTATGTATTAAATACCATTACTTCattaaatgcaaaggaaaatagTTTATTGCACACCTGCTGTGCCGTTTTTGAGCAGTATGCCTTGTAAGGTTCACAATCAGTGAACCACATTTGTAACAACTGAGCACCGAATCTAAACTCCTTAGAGAAGTAAATTAGCTTTTGACGTGCTATTAAGTGGAATAATGGATCATAAATAATAGTTCATGCCCTTTCCTTACCAAATACCTTCCCCactaataaaaatagcatttggaAAAGTATGTACTTTTAGTTGGGGTGTGTTGATCTTGAAGGATGTTTGAAAGTTAAAAGTCAAATCTGGTAACCAAAGGACTGCTTTATGGAGTATTTCCTACCTTACCAACTTTTTCTCAAATACCTGCTTGGCCAAGTATAGGGCCTACTGTGTGGGAGGACtcaaaaaaatggattttaaaaattaactcatgAGTAGTCAAAAATACTGTGTAGCCAACTATATTGCTAGGCTTGTTGTTTTAACAGCTGGAATTAAGAtgcattattttgattttaattgcCTAAAACACTTTGGGTGGTATTGACGGAGTGGTGGATTTTCCACCaagagattaaatgaaatttgaCATATATCTTTTCATCCAAAGTTTTGTACATCACATTGTTTTCTaatggaaaaatgttaatatggCTTTTTGTATTACTAACAATAGCTTTGagattaaggaaaaataaataactcttgtACAGTTCAGTATTGTCTATTAAATCTGTATTGGCAGTATGTATAATGGCATTTGCTATGGTTATAAAATACTTCCTCTGGATTATAATTATCATTTGATTCAATTCCTCttgtaaaataaagttttaccAGTTGATATAATCAAGCTTGCTAAAATAggattttttacaaatttaattttaaaatgcaaattttagagaaaaacttaaaatcttAAGCGTTGATGGTAAGTATAACTTACTCAGTTTAAGGGATTTGGATGGTATGCTTGACATTATACTTAGGATATATAATTATATCCATTGAAGGTGAGTTCTATGTTAACAAGTCAACTAAACATTTTAATGATAGGTCTTGATGATATGTTTGAGAAACAATGCAGTGTATCTACATTTTCCTTTCATgtatataaacaataaaattttgcaattaaaaatttggggaaaggGTGCTTTTTGCATTCATATACTTTGGAAAGGGGATGTAGTTTAACAGAGTTAAGTTtgcttggaaattaaaaaattggtTCAGTAACAGGGctattagcttttatttttcctttaatcatTCACTGTGcaatattgagcattttttcccctttccacttCCCAGCTATATGAAAGTGCTTAAAACAGGGTGTagcaaatatgaattttaaaatgctttcaatcTGTAAATATTCCAGTCCTTGCTGGGATTAAGTTCCAGCATCCTTTAAATTACATCCAAcagtgcaatttttaaaatggtaaataaatacttttaaaagatgtgAATGCTAACTATATTTATGTACCTGAAAAGAGTGATAGATTACTGATCCCTGAAATACTTCTATCTACAGTTCCTCTCAACTGCTCAACAGcaactttgtttttaagtaatagCACCCAACCTGGAGCTAGAATttacaacccccagatcaagagtcacatgctctacagactgacccagccaagtgcccctcaacagcaactttaaaacaaaacaaactaccCCATAAGATCTAGCAgttgcaaatatataaaataattactgcaAAATTTCTAGGAATCCTGATAATCCCAATTCAAGTGTTTTGATAAAATTAGAACgtatgactttttaaatactactactaaatgaaaaataaatacctttgtCAATTGCTGTTAATTACAGCTTCTCTCATTTCTGGGAAAGGTGAAAGGCAACAGAACTACTTGTCACTTAAGATTTCAATACAACACATTTCAATTGAATTCATAAAGTTAGGCTTACAGGTTGTCTTCCTAACAAGTTGGACACTGTTCCTTAGGTTTCAAATGTAAGTTAAGGAGTGGATATTGTGCTACAATTCTATACCTGTGTAGTGGGggtgagaaaagagaagggattcTTGGGGAGAGTTATAAATTGGAAGTGTAAGAAAGCTCTCAAAGCAAGTCTTAGGTCAAATGATACACCCATATTTTGGAAAACACCAAGAGAAATATAATGAGAGCcacatgtaattttaaactttcttagtaatcatattttaaaaaaaaagaacaaacatgaAATCAAAAATCCAAAGATCTTCAATATGTAATCAACATGAAACTTAactgagatattttactttttttttcttaccaagtCTGTGGAATCcagtgtattttatacttaacaACACACCTCAGTTTGGAgcagtcacatttcaagtgctctaTGGTCACGTGGCTACCACATTGGAGAGCACAGGTCTGAAGAACTAGAACCTGAGAGTCAGGCAGGGACTACACTTTGCAAAGTGTAGCTTACGTGATTAATTTCATGAGCTTCAGGGGTTTAGCTTTGAGCAAACATTGAaggtttttttctaaatttcaaagcattttaagCAGTTAATATGGCATTGATATTATCAATAAATAGGTGAGATTCTGAATGGTCTTGTTATAGACTTAACTGtgtgccctctccccaccccattcatGTCGAAGCACTAACCCCCAGTACtttagaatgtgactgtatttggggacaggatctttaaagaggtgattaaattcaaataaacatgactggtgtcctcataagaagaaatagattgTCCACATTGAGGGACACCAGGGGTTCACACATGCATGGAGAGAAAAGATCATGTGAAGACACAATGAAAAagtagccatctgcaagccaaggagcaGGGCCTCAGAAGACACTAAATCTatcagcaccttgattttggattttcaGCCTCCGGAatttagggaaaagaaatatCTGCTGTTTAAACCATCCAGTcggtggtactttgttatggtagctgcaggaaactaatacaggacTCCTTGGTAAAAATGGAAAGATTGTCTCTACCTGAGGATGTAAAGAATTTCACAAGCTTGCTTTTGCTCTTTCCTCAATGGGAAAGAAACTGCTTTCTAGCTTGAGAATTTTACTATTGTTATTGTTAccttagaaaagagagaaatgatagcttaaaaattagaaaggtaGATTATATTGCTATCTTAATTATTAGTGAGTTGATAGGAAAGATCTCCGGAAcacaaatagtttttttaaaaaaagtctaaaaacacTATATAATGTTATGTCTGAATTTATCCATCTCTATTTTCCCTTGCAACATACTTGTACAAGAAACCGAGTTATTTGTTCATTAAGTGTCCAGAGTATGGATTTTGCTGACTGCACCACATGCTATCATTTAATACATT
This genomic interval carries:
- the MARCKS gene encoding LOW QUALITY PROTEIN: myristoylated alanine-rich C-kinase substrate (The sequence of the model RefSeq protein was modified relative to this genomic sequence to represent the inferred CDS: deleted 1 base in 1 codon); translation: MGAQFSKTAAKGEATAERPGEAAVASSPSKANGQENGHVKVNGDASPAAAEPGAKEELQANGSAPAADKEEPAAAGSGAASPXXAAAGEEGAAGGDPQEAKPEEAAVAPEKPPASEEAKAPEEPSKAEEKAEEAGASAAACEAPSAAGPGAPPEQEAAPAEEAAAASASSACAAPSQEAQPECSPEAPPAEAAE